In one Achromobacter spanius genomic region, the following are encoded:
- the msuE gene encoding FMN reductase — translation MTRPLRLVAVSGGLQRPSKSAALAEHLLDLIADHIPCEQHLVELGELAPQLAGAVWRSQLPDTVERELGVVEQADILVVTTPVYRGSYTGLFKHFFDFIHQDALIDKPVLLAATGGSERHALIIDHQLRPLFSFFQARTLPLGVYATDKDFADYRVQDMALIERARLAVQRALPLIELMRHPRTAAAEEAVAA, via the coding sequence ATGACACGTCCACTCCGTCTAGTCGCAGTTTCCGGCGGACTGCAACGCCCCTCCAAGTCAGCGGCCCTGGCAGAACACCTGCTGGATCTGATCGCCGACCATATTCCGTGCGAACAGCACCTGGTTGAACTGGGTGAGCTGGCCCCGCAACTGGCCGGCGCCGTCTGGCGCTCGCAATTGCCCGACACGGTGGAGCGCGAGCTTGGCGTGGTCGAACAAGCGGACATCCTGGTGGTGACAACCCCGGTCTACCGAGGCTCGTACACGGGGCTGTTCAAGCACTTCTTCGACTTCATTCATCAGGACGCCCTGATCGACAAGCCCGTCTTGTTGGCGGCCACCGGCGGCAGCGAACGCCATGCCCTGATCATCGACCACCAGTTGCGGCCGCTGTTCAGCTTCTTCCAGGCACGCACCTTGCCGCTGGGCGTCTACGCCACCGACAAGGATTTTGCCGACTACCGCGTGCAGGACATGGCCCTGATCGAACGGGCCAGGCTGGCGGTCCAGCGCGCACTGCCCTTGATCGAATTGATGCGCCATCCACGCACCGCCGCCGCGGAAGAAGCGGTAGCAGCCTGA
- a CDS encoding DUF1852 domain-containing protein, translated as MSNAFTFNIKSIPFDENYQPSDSTRITTNFANLARGTSRQQNLRNTLKMIDRRFNSLAHWDNPRGDRYTVELEIISVEMNIAANGGSDAFPLIEILKTNIVDHHNNERIEGIVGNNFSSYVRDYDFSVLLQEHNKNKSSFSSPDGFGDLHGKLFKHFVGSSAYQERFSKPPVICISASSSKTYLRTENQHPILGVEYQQNEFSPTDQYFEKMGLQVRYFMPPGSAAPLAFYFQGDLLGHYTNLELISIISTMETFQKIYRPEIYNANSAAGKVYQPSLKNQDYSLTQIVYDRDERSQLAVKQGKFTEEHFIKPYKHVLESWAANYAH; from the coding sequence ATGAGCAACGCGTTCACATTCAACATCAAGAGCATTCCTTTTGATGAAAATTACCAGCCTTCCGACAGCACGCGAATCACGACCAACTTCGCCAATCTGGCGCGGGGCACGAGTCGCCAGCAGAATCTGCGCAACACGCTGAAGATGATCGACCGGCGTTTCAATAGCCTGGCGCATTGGGACAACCCCAGGGGAGATCGCTACACGGTCGAACTCGAAATCATCTCCGTTGAAATGAACATCGCGGCCAACGGCGGCAGTGATGCGTTTCCGCTGATTGAAATCTTGAAGACCAATATCGTTGACCACCACAACAACGAACGCATCGAAGGAATCGTCGGGAACAACTTCTCTTCGTACGTGCGCGACTACGACTTCAGCGTGCTTTTGCAAGAGCACAACAAAAACAAATCCAGCTTCAGCTCGCCTGACGGTTTCGGCGACTTGCACGGCAAGCTGTTCAAGCACTTTGTCGGTTCCAGCGCTTACCAAGAGCGGTTCAGCAAGCCGCCTGTCATCTGCATCAGCGCCTCAAGCAGCAAGACATACCTGCGCACTGAAAATCAGCACCCCATCCTGGGCGTTGAATATCAGCAAAACGAATTCTCGCCGACGGACCAATACTTCGAAAAAATGGGCTTGCAGGTCCGTTACTTCATGCCCCCGGGCAGCGCCGCGCCGTTGGCCTTTTACTTTCAGGGCGACCTGCTTGGCCACTACACGAACCTTGAGCTGATCAGCATCATCAGCACGATGGAAACGTTCCAGAAAATCTACCGCCCCGAGATCTACAACGCCAATTCCGCCGCGGGCAAGGTCTATCAACCGAGCCTGAAGAATCAGGATTACTCGTTGACGCAGATTGTCTATGACCGCGATGAGCGCAGCCAGCTCGCCGTGAAGCAAGGAAAGTTCACGGAAGAGCACTTCATCAAGCCCTACAAGCATGTGCTGGAAAGCTGGGCCGCCAACTACGCGCACTAA
- a CDS encoding methionine synthase, with the protein MKKLLPTSTAGSLPKPSWLAQPEKLWSPWKLQDDELIEGKQDALRLALQEQQHAGIDIVSDGEQTRQHFVTTFIEHLDGVDFEKRETVRIRDRYDASVPTVVGAVSRQKPVFVEDAKFLRQQTKQPIKWALPGPMTMIDTLYDAHYKSREKLAWEFAKILNQEARELEAAGVDIIQFDEPAFNVFFDEVNDWGIATLERAIEGLKCETAVHICYGYGIKANTDWKKTLGSEWRQYEESFPKLQKSSIDIISLECHNSHVPIDLLELVRGKKVMVGAIDVASDKVETPEEVANTLRKALKFVDADKLYPCTNCGMAPLSRAIAKGKLLALSEGAEIVRKELLG; encoded by the coding sequence ATGAAAAAACTACTGCCCACCTCCACCGCCGGCAGCCTGCCCAAGCCTTCGTGGCTTGCACAGCCTGAAAAACTCTGGTCGCCTTGGAAACTGCAAGACGACGAGCTGATCGAGGGCAAACAAGACGCCTTGCGCCTGGCGCTGCAAGAACAACAGCACGCGGGCATTGATATCGTCAGCGACGGCGAGCAAACCCGTCAGCACTTTGTCACGACGTTCATCGAACATCTCGACGGCGTGGATTTCGAAAAGCGCGAGACCGTTCGCATCCGTGATCGCTATGACGCAAGTGTGCCGACCGTCGTGGGCGCCGTCAGCCGTCAAAAGCCGGTGTTCGTTGAAGACGCCAAATTCCTGCGTCAGCAAACCAAGCAACCCATCAAGTGGGCGCTGCCTGGCCCCATGACGATGATCGACACGCTGTACGACGCCCACTACAAGAGCCGCGAAAAACTGGCCTGGGAATTCGCCAAGATCCTCAACCAGGAAGCCCGCGAATTGGAAGCCGCAGGCGTGGACATCATCCAATTCGATGAACCGGCGTTCAACGTGTTCTTCGACGAAGTGAACGACTGGGGCATTGCCACCCTGGAACGCGCCATCGAAGGCCTGAAGTGCGAAACCGCCGTGCATATCTGCTACGGCTACGGCATCAAGGCAAACACCGACTGGAAGAAGACGCTGGGCTCGGAGTGGCGTCAGTACGAGGAATCGTTCCCCAAGCTGCAGAAGTCCAGTATCGACATCATCTCGCTGGAATGCCACAACTCGCACGTGCCGATCGATCTGCTCGAATTGGTACGCGGCAAGAAGGTGATGGTCGGCGCCATCGACGTGGCGAGCGACAAGGTTGAAACGCCGGAAGAAGTGGCCAATACGCTGAGAAAGGCGCTGAAGTTTGTGGATGCCGACAAGCTGTATCCGTGCACGAACTGCGGCATGGCGCCGTTGTCGCGGGCTATTGCGAAGGGCAAGCTGCTAGCTTTGAGCGAAGGCGCGGAAATCGTTCGCAAGGAACTGTTGGGCTGA
- a CDS encoding Bug family tripartite tricarboxylate transporter substrate binding protein — protein MPLRRHCLAMMLLALTGWATGSQAQTPPQAWPNKPVRLVVGLAPGGLVDVLARTVQPHLAEALKQTVIVENRGGAGGNVAGAEVARNGRDNHTFLLNPSTTESVNPLMFTNMPFDPQRDLRPVALLANSQLFLFVRSSLGVDTLEAFVEYARKQPNPLNYGSAGNGTTPHLAGELLKQATGMQATHAPYRGVAPAIQDLAAGQIDFAFGPATVFPMVQAGKLKVLAVASRQRAAVAPDIRTFSEAGIDGVFADSLFGVYAAASTRDDVVDRMNGEINKVLARPEIKARFLDAGAEALPLSVAEYAARVQEEKKLFAPLIKSLGLKEQ, from the coding sequence ATGCCGTTGCGTAGACATTGCCTGGCCATGATGCTGCTGGCGCTGACTGGCTGGGCGACGGGCAGTCAAGCGCAAACGCCGCCTCAGGCTTGGCCCAACAAGCCGGTGCGCCTGGTCGTGGGGCTGGCCCCTGGCGGGCTGGTCGACGTGCTGGCGCGCACGGTACAGCCGCATTTGGCCGAGGCCTTGAAGCAGACCGTTATCGTGGAGAATCGCGGCGGCGCGGGCGGCAACGTGGCGGGCGCCGAGGTCGCGCGCAACGGCCGAGACAACCATACCTTCTTGCTCAATCCATCGACGACTGAATCGGTCAACCCACTGATGTTCACCAACATGCCGTTCGATCCGCAGCGTGACTTGCGGCCGGTCGCCTTGTTGGCCAACAGCCAGTTGTTCCTGTTCGTCCGGTCCTCGCTGGGCGTCGATACGCTTGAAGCGTTCGTCGAATACGCGCGCAAGCAGCCCAATCCGCTTAACTACGGTTCGGCCGGCAACGGCACGACGCCGCATCTGGCTGGCGAGCTGCTCAAGCAGGCTACCGGCATGCAGGCCACCCATGCGCCTTATCGCGGCGTGGCGCCGGCGATACAAGACCTGGCCGCGGGCCAGATCGACTTTGCTTTTGGACCGGCCACGGTCTTTCCCATGGTGCAAGCGGGCAAGCTGAAGGTGCTGGCGGTAGCAAGCCGGCAACGGGCCGCCGTGGCGCCAGACATACGAACCTTTTCTGAGGCCGGCATTGACGGCGTTTTCGCGGACAGCCTGTTCGGCGTGTATGCCGCCGCCAGCACCCGCGATGATGTGGTTGATCGCATGAACGGCGAAATCAACAAGGTGCTGGCACGGCCGGAGATCAAGGCGCGGTTCCTGGACGCCGGCGCCGAGGCGCTACCGCTGAGCGTGGCCGAGTATGCCGCGCGTGTGCAGGAAGAGAAGAAATTGTTCGCCCCATTGATCAAGTCGTTGGGGCTGAAGGAACAGTAG